CTTTTGACAAAAGCATAACCGACCAATATATAAATGAGACCATTAGGAACGTATTGAAGCATAAACAAAGATACATAATCAAGTAAGCTATTTAATTCCAGTTGTATCTCCCCTTTAAATGTCGTTCATTAGTATATATAATAATATCATAATTACACAAAAAATAACACTTTTCCATATTATTTATAATCCTAATGATTCCTTCAAAAACAACATTTATTATTTCACATCCTATTAGCTAGTATAGCCTCATATAAATTGTAGGGGTAGACGCAAAAATTACACTTTAAATTTAGAGATAATTAATTGCATATCTTGTGAAAGGTTTGCTAAGCTCTCACTAGCACCTGCTATTTCTTGTATAGATGCAGTCTGCTCCTCCATAGAAGCCGAAGCCTGTTGAGTTGCTGCAGCGTTTTCTTCTGCTATTGCGGTTAAATTTTGGAGTGTATCGAGAATTTCCTTTTTTAATTTTTCCATTTCTTCTCCTGATACATTTAACTTTTGAACTGCCATAATGGCGTCCTTCATAGCTTGCTCGATTGCCATATATCGATTTTTACTGTTTTGTACACTTGTAGTTTGTTCCTTTGAGATTACAGAAACTCTATCCATCGTTTTTACTGCATTTTGTACATTTTGTTGCAATCCACTTACGATTTCGTCAATAGACTTTGAGGAAATGGATGATTGCTCTGCTAATTTTCGAATTTCTTCTGCAACAACAGCAAAACCCTTTCCAGCATCTCCAGCTCTTGCGGCTTCAATAGCTGCATTTAGTGCCAATAGATTTGTCTGCTCGGCAATGGTAGTAATAACACTACTCGCTTCTCCAATACTATTTGAACTTTCATTTGTCCTTTGTATGACTTCAAATATTTCTCTTGCAGCAAGATTATTCTCTTCGGTTATACTATATAGGTGCTCAATTTCATGTAATCCCTTGTTTACCTCTTGAGATACCTTTTCAGCTACAGTATTTAAATTAGTCATGTATCCTTGATTTTCTTCAATGCAATCGCCTAACAAATTTGCTTTTCGGGCTCCCTCTTCTGTACTGATAGCTTGTTCTGAAGCTCCCTTTGCAATTTCTTCAACGGTTTTAGTAACTTCTTCTGCTGTAGTAGCAGATTGTCCTGAAGTTGCCATTAACTCCTCTGATGCTGCTGCAACTTGTTGGGATGATTGATTTATTTCATTTATTACATTCCTAAGGTTGCTCGTAATGGACTGAAATGCATTGGCAATATCCCCTATTTCGTCCTTCAACCTTATGTCAGAATCAGGTACATTGTGGCTGATGTCTAAATCTGCGATTTGATGAGAATGCTCCACAATGCGAAGGATTGGTCTTGTAATTGAATTTCCAATAAAATATGTAATGACAAAGCTTATAAAAATAATAATTATAGTGGTTATAACATTATTTCTAATCAGGGGTGGAATCGCTGCCAAAACTTCCTCTTTATCAGCAACAATTACTATTGACCAGTCACTATCTTCAATAGCTGCATACCCTCCTACATGGGTATGACCATCCGCATCGAATTCCCTCACCCCTGTTCTCTCCTGTATTATTTTTTCAATCAATGCTCCTTGAGACTTTAGACTTTCATCTTTTTTGGCTGCTTCTATGGGGTTAAATTGATTTAATACTAAATCTCTCTCAGGATGAGCTACGATAGTACCTTCTTTATTAAGCATATAAGCGTATCCATTTTCTCTGTACCCCATATCATCTATAATATTACTTAACGCATTTCCATCTGCACGGCCTATTAATACACCTACTACCTTATCATTATTTTCTATGGGTGCTGCAAACATTAATACAGCAGAGTTCGTTACTCGGCTTATCAATAAATCAGATACATTTGACTCCCCATTAAATGCTCTTTTGATATACTCCCTATCTCCTAATTCGCTAGTAGATCCATCTGGATAAAATGCTGTCCCATCAGGTTGAACAGCTGCAATATCTAGAAAAGTAGTATTTTTCACTTGAGTTTTTAATACTTCTTGCTGTAAATTCCAATCCATAGTTTGAATATCTGCTCTATTTGCTATGGTCGTTAAAATCTCTCTTTGAGTTTCAACACGGCTTTGTGCTACCTTCGCACCTTCTAGTGCTAATGACGCGAGAGTTTCTTCTGCTTCAATGGTAAGGGTTTTATTGGCTGAATTAAGAGATATGGCACCAATTGTAATGGATGATGCTAAAATTAATCTCACTATAAATCACTCCAATACCCATTCTTCCTGTTGGTTTAGACATGCTAATAGAAGAAAAACAATACATCTTCTGTAGCGAATGATTATTCTATCTTTTACCAAAGATATTCAAAATATACATATAAGTAAAGCTACTCTGATAGCTTTAAGTGTAGATACACCACCATTTACCACTATAAGACATAAAAAATATACTCCTCCCTACAATAAACAATTTTTATTATTTAAACTGTCTACTATAAGGGGAGCATATCAAAACATATCCCCAGGTTATTTTCCATTTCTAACTTTAAGGTCCGCTAAAATCTTAGGCATATCTTTTTCCAATCCTCTTAAGAAGAATAAACATATGGTAACAAGTATTGAACTCAGTGCATGTAACCATATAAAAGTAAACTCAATAGCACTTAATGCGGCTGCTGTTTGTACTGCTGCACCACCTACATAACCTCCATATGCTAACATTACAGATACAACTGCTGCGCCAACACCCGTTCCCACTTTAGCACCAAAACTCGCTCCACTAAATATGATTCCTTCTAGTCTGATGCCGGTCTTCCACTCACCATACTCAATAACATCGCACATGAAGGCAAGTCTGGTTCCTAATAAAATTGCTGGACCAATTCCCCTTAGAGCGGCAGCAACCATTAGCAATGTTATACTTGCAGGTGCAAATAAAGGAAGAATGCCTCCCATAACTTGTATAAACATTCCAATAAATCCTGCCTTGATTTTTCCAAGTCGATTAATCACAGGTGTTACTAGAATAAGCGTAACTAGCATGGCTCCATAAATAATTGACATAAAAGGTCCCATAAGTGCTGGATTTCCCATGTTCCATTTCATGTAGTACACATTAATCGCCATCAAGGCAGGATAGAAATATGTAAGAGCCATTAACAATGTGACGAGCATCCACCACTTGTTAGCAACAAATGCCTTTAAGGCTACTTTTGCGGACACTTTTTCAGTTGGAGTACTCTTTTGACTTTGTACTCTTTCTTCTGTTCCAACGAATGAAACTAACATGAGAGCGGAAGCTAAAATTCCCATCAATCCAAAGAACCTGAAATACCCTTGTGCACCTCCACCAAAATATTCAATGGAACGGGCAACATACATATTACCGAGAATAGTAGCTAAAGTTGCAAATCCCTGAGCAACCATATTGATGGTCAATCTTTTTTTTGGATCCTCTGTGATCAAAGAGGTTAGTGACTGCAAAGGTAAATACGCACCTGTGATAAAAACAAGGGCAACCATATTGTAAGTGATAAATGCCCATGCTATTCTTCCCGTCTCACCAAGGTTTGGCACATAATACATTAGTGCAAATGCAATTGCCGATGGAACCGCAGTCCATAAAAGCCATGGTCTGGCCTTTCCATATTTGGTCTTTGTTTTATCCACTAAAAAACCTATTAAGATATCTGTTATGCCATCAAAAATCCTAGATAATAAAAATATGATACTTATTGCCCCAAGTGGGATGATTAAAATATCTGACCAAAAAAATGTAAGATAGGTACTGAATCCGAGATTAATGATGCTATAAGCAAAAAAACCTAAACTGTACATTATGATTTCTCTGCTTGTTACTTCTTTGTTCCTTATCCGAGCTAAAAGTTGATTCCTTTCCACGAAGCCACCTCTCCCATGTTATTATTTTAATTTATTATTTTTTTACAATCTTAGTCCTACATCAATTTAACCATACTCTACTCCAAGAGTCAATTCGACAAATGTTACAAACATTTTTCGACATATACCTACATATTGCACATATTGCTCGTATGATAGAAAAATTATGTAAAAACCTTAATCACATCAAATAATCAGTGAATAGTGTCTTTCTCTTATGGTAAACTGTATAGAATAAGAGATTGTATAAAGACAAATGAGGGATGATTGTGAAATTAACATGGACTATGATACTAGATAATTTAAAAGATTACTGCATTTTATATTCACATATGAATGAGCCTACTAAACTTAGTGGCGTACAAATATTATCAAATCAATTGCCAAAATATAAATGCGATAGTTTACTAGTAGGGAAAATCTCCGAAATAAAAGACCTCCCTTCCACGAATGTATTAAATTTACTTTATATTACAGATGTAAAAACCAAAGAGATACCTAATGTGCTAATGAAGCACAATACAATTATTTTACACACAGTGAACGACTTGGAAATGGTATTCGCAAATATCGTTGAAATCTTTAGAAAATATAATAATTGGGCCGATTCTCTATTAAACTCATTGATTAAGGATGAAGGGGTAGAAGCACTCTTAGATATCGGATCTTCTATGTTAGAAAACCCCATCAACGTAAGAGATTCAAGTTTGCGCCTTATTGCTTTTACAAAAAATTATGATTATAAGTGGCACGACATAAAAATTGGTTTTCCTCCAGTGTACGAAACCAATCGAGTTAATGAAATTAGGAATAGCTTAGAAAAGGCCATTCATTCAGATACACCACTGGTCTTTCCCCCTTTTGTAGAAGGTGATTTTTCACAACACTATGAATATATGTTCAATAAAAT
The nucleotide sequence above comes from Alkalibaculum bacchi. Encoded proteins:
- a CDS encoding methyl-accepting chemotaxis protein is translated as MRLILASSITIGAISLNSANKTLTIEAEETLASLALEGAKVAQSRVETQREILTTIANRADIQTMDWNLQQEVLKTQVKNTTFLDIAAVQPDGTAFYPDGSTSELGDREYIKRAFNGESNVSDLLISRVTNSAVLMFAAPIENNDKVVGVLIGRADGNALSNIIDDMGYRENGYAYMLNKEGTIVAHPERDLVLNQFNPIEAAKKDESLKSQGALIEKIIQERTGVREFDADGHTHVGGYAAIEDSDWSIVIVADKEEVLAAIPPLIRNNVITTIIIIFISFVITYFIGNSITRPILRIVEHSHQIADLDISHNVPDSDIRLKDEIGDIANAFQSITSNLRNVINEINQSSQQVAAASEELMATSGQSATTAEEVTKTVEEIAKGASEQAISTEEGARKANLLGDCIEENQGYMTNLNTVAEKVSQEVNKGLHEIEHLYSITEENNLAAREIFEVIQRTNESSNSIGEASSVITTIAEQTNLLALNAAIEAARAGDAGKGFAVVAEEIRKLAEQSSISSKSIDEIVSGLQQNVQNAVKTMDRVSVISKEQTTSVQNSKNRYMAIEQAMKDAIMAVQKLNVSGEEMEKLKKEILDTLQNLTAIAEENAAATQQASASMEEQTASIQEIAGASESLANLSQDMQLIISKFKV
- a CDS encoding MFS transporter, giving the protein MERNQLLARIRNKEVTSREIIMYSLGFFAYSIINLGFSTYLTFFWSDILIIPLGAISIIFLLSRIFDGITDILIGFLVDKTKTKYGKARPWLLWTAVPSAIAFALMYYVPNLGETGRIAWAFITYNMVALVFITGAYLPLQSLTSLITEDPKKRLTINMVAQGFATLATILGNMYVARSIEYFGGGAQGYFRFFGLMGILASALMLVSFVGTEERVQSQKSTPTEKVSAKVALKAFVANKWWMLVTLLMALTYFYPALMAINVYYMKWNMGNPALMGPFMSIIYGAMLVTLILVTPVINRLGKIKAGFIGMFIQVMGGILPLFAPASITLLMVAAALRGIGPAILLGTRLAFMCDVIEYGEWKTGIRLEGIIFSGASFGAKVGTGVGAAVVSVMLAYGGYVGGAAVQTAAALSAIEFTFIWLHALSSILVTICLFFLRGLEKDMPKILADLKVRNGK